The Bacteroides fragilis NCTC 9343 genome includes the window TTGGGACTTGCTAAATGGGCTTACCGATGGGAAAGCATTGGAACTACGCGAAGAGTTGAAGAGGTACAAGACTGAGATCTGACATGACAGTTACAAAACAAATGTCGTAAAGTTCTTCCCACCACAGATTTCGCCGATTATTACAGATTGATTGTCTGCACGGATAATCGGCTTTTAGTTTTTCATGAGTGTGAATCGAATCTTTTATATTCTATGGTTTAAACTGGAAAAGCTCTTGCCTTCTCATTTTTGTGGCAGCTGTTTGATACCGTCAATATCCTTTTCAAAACGGTAAGTACCTCCTTTCTCACTTAGGTCAAATGCGGCTACTGTTTCAGTTTGATTGTTTACAATCATCAGTGCACTTTGCTCTGCGAAGCGTCCGACTTCGATGGCAGTAGGTTCCTCTTTGATCTGTTTATTCATGATCAGACTGTCATTAACAAACAGTGAAATAGAATCACCCACGAAGCCTTTTGTCAACTGAATGGAGTATGTTTCACTAAAATGACGATTAGCTTCTTTTTCTCGTTGTAATCTTAAACTCATATATACAAAGATGACCACGACAAATATGACGGCAAATGCCAAAATGCCGTTTCCTACCATAAATTGCTTGTTAGTGTTAAGACGATGTGCCATAATGTTATTCTATTCTCTTTTTATAATATCCGTGATAAAGATAGTGATTTGTTTTATTCATTACAAGAATAACGATACCTTTGCTGAAATTAACTGTGAAAAACGAATGGTAATGTCTTGGGAAAAAACAATTTTTGGTTGTTTGATTGGAGGGTATGCCCTTCTTGGTTTGTTAGGGGGGAACTATGCATATGAACAAGAAGTAAAGGCATTGCATGTATATGCGGATAGTGTTTTTCATGAAGCTTTTCATGTAGAATTGCAAAAACGAGGTATGGATCAAGTGGAAAGTTGGAGATATGGATGTGAAGACTCTTTCGTCTCTTCAGTGGATACAGCCTTCAAAAAAGTTACTATACAGGACGAGTACGGTACGTATAGTTTTCGGGTTGATGCAATGAAGATTCGCAAAAATATCGTGTCTTCCCCTGGAGAGCAAGGACTGCATACTGTTGTTTGTTTAACACATCCTTTGAGTGTAGATACGTTGAATATACTATGGAGGACTATGTTGAATGAAAGACAGAAATTTCCTATTCGTACAGGATTAAAATTAACTGTTTCTGATAATAATGGAGTGGTCCGCTCTTCTTTTAGTCCGGATAGCCTTTCTTGTTTATCTTATTCTTCGATATTTACTTATTATGTAGGCTATAGATGTGAAATTGAAATCTTAGGGTTTGTATCTATATCTTTTTTCTCAGTATTTGTAAATATAGTTTGGACTCTTATTGGAGTTGTTGTTGCTTTTGTGCTTTGTGTGATTCTTACAATCTATATATATAAGTTGTCTGTTCACCCTCCTAAAATAAAAGAGGTTACTACTTATATTCAGACAGTTGCTGTTAAAAAGGGGACTCTGCCTATATACGATTTGAAAGATGATCTTAAACTGGATGTTGGTAAAGGTGTATTGATCTGCGAAAACATGGAAGTATCTCTTACTCCCCAGCAGCGTGTTCTTTTAGTTTTGTTTATTAAGGCTGAGAATCATACTCTGTCTATGTCTCAAATTATGGCAGATGTTTGGCCGGGAAAATCTATTTCTCCCGATTGTTTCCATAAAGCAATAGAACGTTTGCGTGATTTGTTAAGGCAGCTTCCTATGACCATACAAATTGAATATTTAGGGGAGGAAATTTATCAGATGCAAATTTTATAATGTTTGTATTTGAGAATTTTGTATAAGCTTTCGGATCTGCTTTCGGAGGTTTATATAGGCTTTTATTGTTTGTCAGTGAATGTCAGTCGATTCCTTCTTGTTGTTTTTTTATTCCTTTTCTTTTTCCATAGATTTGTAACCGTTAAAAACAAATCGGAGTATGAGAAATTTTTTTGTAAGTGCCTTTTTATTATTAGTCGGTATTGCCGTTATGACTGTTTGCCGAATGAATAATAAGCAATATTTGAGTGAATTGGCTTTAGTGAATGTTGAAGCGCTTGCTACAGGTGAAGGAGATGTTCCTACAAGTTGTTATGGCAGTGGTAATGTAGATTGCCCTATAAGCGATAGCAAAGTTTCCTATGTTATGAATGGGCGCAGTTTTTGAAAGAGTATTAATTTAAAAAGGAGTGAGTTGTATTATTAGTGTTTAGTAAACCCACTTTGAATCAGTCCAAGGAGGGACTAAGATATGCTTCAAATATAAAATAAAACAATTAGAGATAAGAATGGGAGGAAAGTTCTTCTCACTGATTTCTTGAAATATGAATTTTAAAAAAAATATTTATGAATTATAAGAAGAAAATTATTTGTCTTTTGGCATTATTTACAATTGTTGTTGTAAATGTGCTTAATGTCGTTGTGAAATCGGATGATGCTGAGACATTAACTCTATCTGGAATAGAAGCTGTAGCAGCTACTTATGAAAACAGTCCGGGAAACTATACTGGAGCCCATAATCAATATTGTACAAGTCCCAAAAATGCTACAGGATGTGTTTCGGATCCTGATCCAACCCGCACTTGTTCATATTCAATTTTTTGTAAAAAATAATAGTTACTTGTTCAAATGTTACCGGAAGAGGTGTTTTCCTCTTCCGGTTTATTCTAATAATATGTTAGTTATGAAGTACTTGAATTTGTTTATATTCGTGTTGTTGTTGGCAGGATGTAATCGACCTGTTAAACACTCCGATATTATCCAAGCCGATACTATGGTAAGTATCATACCCCAAGAGGATACTATCACATTATCTGCTCTCTTTTCTAGATGTGAAATTGTAAAATTGAATGATATTGTTTTAGCGTCAATAAATAAAGTATTTAAGTATGATTCTTTGTGGATTGTGCAAGGAAAGTCTGATCAGGGTGGGGTCCATTTGTTTAATAATGAAGGCCGATATTTAAAAACCGTTTTGAAATGGGGGCAGGGACCTGAAGAAGCATATGATATTTGGAGTATTAAACTATTAGATGGATCTATCTATTTATTGATTAATTCTGGAACAGAAGTTGTGGAATATTCTTTGCAGAAACAAAAAATGGTAGAGCGCTTTCGGCTACCGTCTGAGATACTTTCAGCTACAGATTTTGTTGTTGATAATGGTGGAAATTATATATTCTTAAAATCGATCTCCCGAGAGAAAAAAAAGGAAGAGTATAAACTTTATGTGTATAATAAGAAAGAGGGGACAATCGTAAATAGAATATTGAATATGGATAAAAAGTCTAGTGAGTATATTTCTTTTGATCAAAGTGATTGTTTATATCGTGTTCAGGATGAAATCTATTATTACGAGGTTTTTAGAAATGGTATTTGTCGGTTATCTGCTAATGATATGACTGGATACATCGCTTTTAAACAAAATGAATATACTTTTCCGGAAAAAGAACTTTATAATGAAGATCATACATTTCAGTCTTTTATAGATGTTTGTGAAAATAGTCCTTTTATTTGGGCGCATCGTAATTTATTTGAAGGAGAGCGCTTTGTGAGTTCTACTTATATGTATAAAAAAGAACTGTTTTGGAATATTATAGATAAATCTGATTATAGCGTACATTCATATAAATGGGTATATGATGACTTGATATTAAATGAGGTTGTCCCTGTTGAAGATTATTTATATCGTGCTAATGTTCAGGAGAATATCCATTATTATACATTGTCTTTTTACGATTTTGATAGAATTATGCAGTTGAAAAAGAAGTGTAAAAAAAGCGTAGGAGAAAAGTGGATGGTAAAACTAGATGATATGTTAGATGAAAATTCAAATGATATAATAGTTTGTTTTTATGAGAAAAAGTAATGATATAATTTTTTATTCGTTGTTAGCATTGTGTCTATTTACTAACTGTCTGTTTATAGGATACTACTATTACCAACAAAACAGGGAAGTACTGTTGGGGCAAGAGTTGGAACATCAGAAAAAACAAAATTATGAATTAATAGTTAATCAAATAGAATCAGGGATTATTCCACATGTAATTTCTGATAAAAAAGAATTTGCAGGATATTTTGTCCTTGTGTTTCCTAATGGTATTTGTGATGTTTGTAATAAATGGTTGTTTAAACAAATCTCTGAATTATCCAGTACTTCGGATTTAGTGGTGGTTGTCCCTGATAAATTGAAGAAGAATATGGAAATCTATAATACCGTTTATAAACTTAAGTTGTCGTCTATTTTTTGTTCGGAAAAGTATGCCATGCCTCAGGAGGAATTTAAAGATATGACATATATATTCTATTGCTCAAAAACTGGAACGGTTTTATATCCTTTGGCACTTCATCATAAAAATATAGACTTGGACTTGTACTTTAAATTAGTAAAGTCAATAGATTTAGATTTCTTGTAACACAAGGGATGCTTTTCTATATTTAAGTAAGAGTAGCTCTGTTGGTTGTAGAGTAAATGATTACTATAAATAATTGCTTTGTTCTCTGCCTTTGATGTTGTATAACATACCATTTTATCTTGCTTATCCAGAATAAACTACCTTTCTTTGTATCATGATAGTTCAGCATAGCTATCTACAATTAAATAACCTTTATTGATACGTATGAAAATAACTTTTGGACAACAAACGACCAAAGTAAAGCAACTGGCTGATAAGATCAGTTTTGATATCTCGATGGGAGTATATAAATCGGGAGACTCATTGCCTTCTATTAATCAGCTCAGTCAGGCGTATGAAGTTTCCCGTGATACTGTGTTTAAAGCTTTTCTTGATTTAAAAGAAAGAGGGATTATTGATTCTACTCCGGGAAAAGGGTATTACGTTGTGGGGAGATTGAAGAATGTATTGCTTCTGCTTGATGAATATTCTCCTTTTAAGTATGCACTTTACAATAGTTTTGTAAAGCGTTTGTCTATCCGCTATAAAGTCGACCTGCTGTTTCATCAGTACAATGAACGTTTGTTCAATACCATCATCCGTGAATCGTTGGGGCGGTATAATAAATATATTGTGATGAACTTCGATAACGAAAAACTGTCTCCTAATCTTTATAAGATAAATCCATCCAAACTTCTTCTTCTTGATTTCGGTAAATTTGAGAAAGAGGGGTTTTCTTATGTTTGTCAGGACTTTGATCAAGGATTCTATAATGCGCTATTTCAACTGGCAGATCGATTGAGAAAATATCAAAAACTCGTTTTCGTGTTAGTAGATGATAGTATGCATCCCCGGAGTAGCCGTGACTTTTTTGAGAGATTTTGTGCCGATCAACATCTTGGTTGTGAAGTGGTGAGTGATATTGAGGGACTTCAGGTTCGCAGAGGAGAAGTTTATATAGCAATTCGCCAAATAGATGTAGTAAGTATTATTAAGAAAAGTAGGGTTGAGGGATTGCAATGTGGGGTTGATTTTGGCTTGATCGGATATAATGATACACCTGCTT containing:
- a CDS encoding GntR family transcriptional regulator, producing MKITFGQQTTKVKQLADKISFDISMGVYKSGDSLPSINQLSQAYEVSRDTVFKAFLDLKERGIIDSTPGKGYYVVGRLKNVLLLLDEYSPFKYALYNSFVKRLSIRYKVDLLFHQYNERLFNTIIRESLGRYNKYIVMNFDNEKLSPNLYKINPSKLLLLDFGKFEKEGFSYVCQDFDQGFYNALFQLADRLRKYQKLVFVLVDDSMHPRSSRDFFERFCADQHLGCEVVSDIEGLQVRRGEVYIAIRQIDVVSIIKKSRVEGLQCGVDFGLIGYNDTPAYEVIDQGITALSVDWEKMGDKAAEFVLQGKTIQDYLPTEVRLRASL
- a CDS encoding NVEALA domain-containing protein, which translates into the protein MRNFFVSAFLLLVGIAVMTVCRMNNKQYLSELALVNVEALATGEGDVPTSCYGSGNVDCPISDSKVSYVMNGRSF
- a CDS encoding 6-bladed beta-propeller, translating into MKYLNLFIFVLLLAGCNRPVKHSDIIQADTMVSIIPQEDTITLSALFSRCEIVKLNDIVLASINKVFKYDSLWIVQGKSDQGGVHLFNNEGRYLKTVLKWGQGPEEAYDIWSIKLLDGSIYLLINSGTEVVEYSLQKQKMVERFRLPSEILSATDFVVDNGGNYIFLKSISREKKKEEYKLYVYNKKEGTIVNRILNMDKKSSEYISFDQSDCLYRVQDEIYYYEVFRNGICRLSANDMTGYIAFKQNEYTFPEKELYNEDHTFQSFIDVCENSPFIWAHRNLFEGERFVSSTYMYKKELFWNIIDKSDYSVHSYKWVYDDLILNEVVPVEDYLYRANVQENIHYYTLSFYDFDRIMQLKKKCKKSVGEKWMVKLDDMLDENSNDIIVCFYEKK
- a CDS encoding winged helix-turn-helix domain-containing protein, whose protein sequence is MVMSWEKTIFGCLIGGYALLGLLGGNYAYEQEVKALHVYADSVFHEAFHVELQKRGMDQVESWRYGCEDSFVSSVDTAFKKVTIQDEYGTYSFRVDAMKIRKNIVSSPGEQGLHTVVCLTHPLSVDTLNILWRTMLNERQKFPIRTGLKLTVSDNNGVVRSSFSPDSLSCLSYSSIFTYYVGYRCEIEILGFVSISFFSVFVNIVWTLIGVVVAFVLCVILTIYIYKLSVHPPKIKEVTTYIQTVAVKKGTLPIYDLKDDLKLDVGKGVLICENMEVSLTPQQRVLLVLFIKAENHTLSMSQIMADVWPGKSISPDCFHKAIERLRDLLRQLPMTIQIEYLGEEIYQMQIL